The Rhodamnia argentea isolate NSW1041297 chromosome 10, ASM2092103v1, whole genome shotgun sequence sequence GGTAAATTGAGTTTATTCTTTGAAAGGATTCTCCTGATGAGGTTTTTGCTCTATTGACTCTGTTATGATTTCTAGTCCCTAGTCTTTTTATGATGTGTCAGCTAAATCACCTGTATAGTTCCTTGTTTCCAGTGTGGTGTTAAACACTAATCATCTTCTTTGTTCGTCGATTCTGCAGATATCAAAAGCTACAAAAAGGGCATCATGAAGATGATCACTCAGTATCACCTGCAACAAATGCTTCAGCAAAATATGTTATTCTTGAGGAGATGGATGATCAAGCTGATGAAACTTGATTACTGCAGGAATATGATCCAATACTCTTGATACGTCTCAAGTAAGTGTATCTTCACCATAGCTGTTGATATCTCGTCTGCTGCACTTCATAAATCTTTGGAACTGTGCTTTAATGTCATGCTTACAAATCTTGCCTGCAAATGCATGATGATGCATAGCAATTACATATTTTTCAGAAAGCATCTTTCATGGTAAGTCTTCCATACCTGTATCGATGCTGACCAGAAGTCTGTCAAAGTTTGTGAAAGTCCTTCATTGAACCCGAAGGTCTGTTGAGGTGAAAGTATATAGCCTTACCATTGCATTGCAAATAGTCTCTgtgtcttaaaccttttaccttCAAGTTACAGTGAAAAATCCTAACCATTGTATTAAAGCTTAGCTACATTCAGGAATGAATATTGAAATTCCCCTCGATAGAAACGGTAGAACTATTTGTTAATCCTTTTTTAGCATGACAAAAGGGGTCAATGCTTGCCAGGAAAACAATGCAAGTGGGTCCTCAATGACTAATTTCTTGGTGATGCCACTTTTGTAGGACTCCATGAGTATCTTTAGAATACCTCGAGGGGAATGAGCTATGACCCGACACCTGACTTACAATTAGTCTAATAGTTGGAGTCAGCATGCGTGGAAATAATGGCGAGTAGTGGTGTACCTTGATCACCTGAACTTAAACTCCCTTTTTGCTCAATTATTTGGGAATCAGGCTAACATAATGATTAAGCAAGGCAGTCATCCTACTAGTCATGATGATAGCTTTCCAATTTTGAACTTTAAGACTCACTTTAAATTGTGCTGAATTTAAATACAACATATTAGTCAGATCGatagggagagggagggagggagggagggagggagagaagctTCATACAGATAACTCttgattatttctttcttccttaTTTGCATGGCTTATTGTTTTCAAGCAACCACTGAGCCACCAACTACTTCAATTTGCTTGGGAATGCTTATTGACATGTACCTTTCATTCAGGTCAGCTTCTTGGATAGAGAGAGACACGCTTCATGTTTGTCGTAACAAATTACTCTTGATTATTGTGTCCTTCCTTACTTGCCATGGTTATTGTTTCAAGCAACCACTGAGCCACCAAATACTTCAATTTGGTTGGGAACGCTTGTTGACCTGTACCTTTTTCATTCAGGTCAGGTTCTTGAAGCTTGGGAAAATGTCTCATCACTTCTGGTGTTGAGTTTGGTTTCTCCACAATGGTTATTTTATTCTTCAAGGTGGCCCTGTCTGTTGATATCAAGACATGCATTTTTGAATATCAGTAAGACCTAGGCCGTGCATCCTTGCGGCTGATTGCCTGCAGTCAATTAAAAGCTGATGCTCTTTACTTGAGCATCTGTCAGAGGTTTCTCATAAGGCAGATTTTGCTTCTACGCATCAAGACTGCTAAGTGGCAAACCTTTGTTTTTTGAAATTAGATTCCGAACTGGATTAGCCTTTTTGCCCTAGATGTTAAGAACGTAGACGCCCATTGTATACTAGAAATATTCCAAGCATtctgcattttaattttctccGTTTATTTTAACTCTTGCTTCTCATTTGGTCCCACTGTGGGATTGTTATTGCTGTAACATGTGAGAACCAACTTCCATGGGTTGTACAGTGGAAGTCGGTTCTTTGTTTAAGCAGTTTCATTCTTTCAATAGCGCATTCTTTTTCCTTGATCAAATGATGTACAATCGTTCCTGCATGTGAAGCAAATTGTCTTTGATGCTTTGCGTCGTTCCAATTTTTCACTCTATTTACGGTCAAAGCTAATGTATATCAACACGGAGAGCGGTTGTTGTCAATCCAAAAGGAGGAGCGATATTTCACCCTATGGTTAGTAGTTGCCATTTGAAACGTGAAAGCGACGAGAAGTAAGTTGGATGTTAGTGGAATTGAACTATGTTGTTGGGTGGCGTGAAGTCCAACTATTTATTCTTTACACTCGCACATTCTTCTAACACTAGAAGCTCATTTAAGCGAGTGCAGGTGCAAGGGTTGAAACTGACACTGGAAGCTTTAATCAATAGACAGCGACTGGAAATTATTCGCACAGAGATGTTAATGGAATGTTATGATTACTGCAACGAACCTGTTCTTATGGAGTGCGAGCGCATCCCCTTCTTCACCTGATAACTATTTGCACCCATGAAAGCGATTTGTATTTTCCGTGTCGATCTAAGCAACTGAAGCACTGGGCATACTGAAAATCGTAAGTGAAAGACACGAGGGAAATTCTGCTAACTCCATGTCtctaaagagagagaagttatTCGATTATTATGTCTTTCGATACTGAAACAGCGCAAGCCAGAGGTTGCAATTGTTCTTGAGAATTAGTGCATAAGCAGCACTTGGTATTAAATTCTGTGGAATCAATTATTCGTCATAAGAAGCCGACAAGAAGTTAATCGGCACGAATGTCCTACGAAGTTGCATTCTTTGTCTTATGCAGCTATTTTATTGGATAATGACAGAAAAATTTCCCAGGAAAATGTACCCTCTCTGTATTGACATTGATAGCGAATGGTAGGTgatctttctatttcttctggCCTACTTGGTGAGTCCAAAGATGCCCCACACTCTCTGGAAACTTCAACATTTCTGTATTCATGGCGACGACCCGAAGATGAAATTCTAAACCATGTAAAAGGAGTAGGGAGGAGAAGACATTGAAAAACTGTTGCGCTCAATGGAATCATCCTGTCGTTCCTGAATTCGTGACTATCGCTCCGTCGCAGATAATATATCGCCAGAGGCATTACTTGCACAAAACCCCAAATGGTCTCTGGTCGAATGATTTCTTCCTGTTTCTGTGCTCCTTCTCCgagtctcctcctccttccggTCCTCCTTCTGGTCCTCCTTCCATTACTAACTATCGCCGAATCCTGGAATGGACCTTCATCGGTTAGTCTTCCTGCTGTGTGGACTGCTGGTAGACCTTACGACTACAATCTAACTGGAGCTGACCTCCCGGTAAGCATCAAGATCGTGCTTTACAGGCAAAACTCAGGACCAAGTTTCTTTTATGGCTTCACATGCTATTATGAAAGTGACTGCTACTTTGGCCTGTTCATTTTCCAATTGATTGAGGACATGAAAAGCATCCGGCCAGTGATCGTGTGGTCGGCCAACCATGGTAAATCCATGAAGGACACCGCCCAGCTGCTACTCACTGAGGAGGGCGATTTAGTCTTACAGGGCGGCGATGGAAACAAGATTTGGTCCACGGATACCGCTGGAAAGCGTAGGTCAGCGGTGGGGTTAAACTTGACTGAAACGGGAAACGTCGTGCTCTATGATAGAAGCAATGCCATCATTTGGCAGTCTTTCGATCACCCTGCAGATTGTTTACTTCCTGGACAGGTGCTACATCCTGGAATGAGACTAACGTCACCCGGGCCAGATGGGAGGGCACTGACCTACACGTTCACCGTTGAGGATCGCATAGGCTTTGTTGCATCTGTAACAACACCCAGTTCTCCCCAAACTTACTACAGAACGAGTGATGTAAGCAAGATGACAAGCAACATCGGACAGGTTGTGGCACTTTACATGAATGGAAGCTTCGGTGAGTTTGATCTTCCCGCCACATCATTAGCTCAGTTTATCATGCTGGAGTCTGATGGGCATCTGAGGCTTTACGTTCATGATGGGAGCTATAGATGGAATAAGGAGGATCTTCTTGAGGGTAGGATCAGCGATTGTGGTTATCCACTGGTGTGTGGGAATTATGGCATTTGTTCAGATACGTCTATAGGCCCTCAATGTGATTGTCCAAGTGAGACAGGGCATTTCAAGCAAATTGAAGAGCGGCAACCGGCTAAGGGTTGCAATGTCAGCATGTCTATCTCTTGCGATTCTCCGAATCATGATTTTGCAGCAATTGATAATATCTActactttgctttttcttatgTTCTTCATGCCGACATCTCAAACACAACAGTAGAGATTTGCAAGGAAGCTTGTTTGAGTAAAGGGTGCTCATGCACAATGGCACTATTTCTCAATGAAACAGCTTTCTTAGGTGGAGACTGCTATTTGTTATCAGATTCATATTCGTTGATGGATAACACTTACAAGGGCCTTACCCCTAAGGCCTTAGCATTGATTAAAGTCGACAATGCTTCAGGAAGGGGAAGGGCAAGGGGAAAGAGACGGACTATGATCATACTAGGGACTACTGTTGGAGTCGTCTTGATGTGTTTAGTTAGCATATGTTGCATTTTTGTCCGATGTAAGGTAAAAGCAGATGATGTCGAAGATGATGATCCAGACTTACCGAGGCTGCAGATAACTCGATTCCCTTATGAGGACTTGAAGGCCATGACCGGAGATTTCACCATCAAGCTAGGGGAAGGAGGATTTGGCTCGGTGTTTCTAGGAACTTTACCCAGCGGCATTAGGATTGCTGTCAAGCGCCTTGATGGTTTTGGTCAAATAAAGAAGTCATTCTTGGTTGAGGCTGGAACCATTGGCACTATCCATCATGTCAATCTGGTAAGACTACTTGGATTTTGTGCTGAAAAATCACATAGGCTTTTAGTATACGAGTACATGTGCAATGGTTCTCTTGATAAGTGGATCTTCCATAAAGATCTAGAGTTCAACATCTGTTGGCAAGTGAGGAGAAAGATTATCCTCGACGTCGCAAAAGGACTAGCCTATCTCCATGAGGAATGCcatcaaaaaataattcatttagACATCAAACCCCAAAATATACTGCTGGATGAACATTTCAATGCAAAGCTCGCTGATTTTGGGATGTCAAAGCTAATTGACAAGGATCAAAGCCATGTCATGACTACCATGCGAGGAACACCAGGTTACCTTGCTCCAGAATGGCTAAGCTCTATTATCACGGAAAAGGTAGATGTGTACAGTTTTGGCATTGTGATGTTGGAAGTCTTATGTGGGAGGAAAAATGTGG is a genomic window containing:
- the LOC115733744 gene encoding G-type lectin S-receptor-like serine/threonine-protein kinase SD2-5 encodes the protein MVSGRMISSCFCAPSPSLLLLPVLLLVLLPLLTIAESWNGPSSVSLPAVWTAGRPYDYNLTGADLPVSIKIVLYRQNSGPSFFYGFTCYYESDCYFGLFIFQLIEDMKSIRPVIVWSANHGKSMKDTAQLLLTEEGDLVLQGGDGNKIWSTDTAGKRRSAVGLNLTETGNVVLYDRSNAIIWQSFDHPADCLLPGQVLHPGMRLTSPGPDGRALTYTFTVEDRIGFVASVTTPSSPQTYYRTSDVSKMTSNIGQVVALYMNGSFGEFDLPATSLAQFIMLESDGHLRLYVHDGSYRWNKEDLLEGRISDCGYPLVCGNYGICSDTSIGPQCDCPSETGHFKQIEERQPAKGCNVSMSISCDSPNHDFAAIDNIYYFAFSYVLHADISNTTVEICKEACLSKGCSCTMALFLNETAFLGGDCYLLSDSYSLMDNTYKGLTPKALALIKVDNASGRGRARGKRRTMIILGTTVGVVLMCLVSICCIFVRCKVKADDVEDDDPDLPRLQITRFPYEDLKAMTGDFTIKLGEGGFGSVFLGTLPSGIRIAVKRLDGFGQIKKSFLVEAGTIGTIHHVNLVRLLGFCAEKSHRLLVYEYMCNGSLDKWIFHKDLEFNICWQVRRKIILDVAKGLAYLHEECHQKIIHLDIKPQNILLDEHFNAKLADFGMSKLIDKDQSHVMTTMRGTPGYLAPEWLSSIITEKVDVYSFGIVMLEVLCGRKNVDRSLPSDEVHMLTLFKGKAEREQLLDMVDKSIGDMQLHVQEAVKMMKIAAWCLQDDYSNRPSMSAVVKCLEGLVSIDSSSYSFSVPPSDSKQIVEEVTQLSALQLSGPR